The following coding sequences lie in one Listeria ivanovii subsp. londoniensis genomic window:
- the rodA gene encoding rod shape-determining protein RodA — translation MNQQNKLAGRIDYGIVLSMMLLMIISLVSIYSAQLTNNQYDANFVVKQAMWFVVSTFAIIVVMQLDYDRLMKWAYYFYGLGLFMLVFVLLFGKEVKGAKSWIVIPFLGNIQPSEVVKVILIIVLAKVIWDHNRAYKIHRFSYDMWLLAKIGLFTLFPLILIMLQPDLGTALVFIAIMSGMILISGITWKIIVPLFGSIAAIGTALIWMVIYHQNWLTSLGFKPYQFERITTWINPENDPQGGGYQVLRALTAIGSGQISGNGVGYDAIAIPENHNDFIFTIVAGDYGFIGASILLAIYFLLIYQIIRVALDIGIPFYSYICTGVVMMLMFHVLENVGMNIGLLPITGIPLPFISYGGSALLGNMMAVGLVLGIRFNYKKSMFEVKEENHAS, via the coding sequence ATGAATCAACAAAATAAACTAGCTGGACGCATTGATTACGGTATTGTTTTATCCATGATGTTACTGATGATAATCAGTTTAGTGTCTATTTACAGCGCACAATTAACTAATAACCAATATGATGCGAACTTTGTTGTGAAACAAGCGATGTGGTTTGTAGTCTCTACATTCGCAATTATTGTTGTTATGCAATTAGATTATGATCGACTAATGAAATGGGCTTATTACTTCTATGGACTTGGTTTATTTATGCTTGTCTTTGTTTTGCTTTTTGGGAAAGAAGTAAAAGGAGCGAAAAGTTGGATTGTTATCCCTTTTTTAGGAAATATTCAACCATCAGAAGTTGTAAAAGTAATTTTAATCATAGTTTTAGCAAAAGTGATTTGGGATCATAATCGTGCATATAAAATTCATCGCTTCAGCTATGATATGTGGCTTCTTGCGAAAATTGGCTTGTTTACACTTTTTCCGCTAATTTTAATTATGTTGCAACCTGACTTAGGGACTGCGCTTGTATTCATTGCGATTATGTCAGGGATGATACTTATTTCTGGGATTACTTGGAAAATTATTGTCCCGCTGTTCGGCTCGATTGCAGCGATTGGGACTGCGCTAATTTGGATGGTTATTTATCATCAGAATTGGCTTACCAGTCTCGGTTTTAAACCATATCAATTTGAGCGGATTACCACATGGATAAACCCAGAGAACGATCCTCAAGGTGGCGGATACCAAGTGCTTCGAGCGCTAACGGCAATTGGATCTGGGCAGATTTCAGGAAATGGTGTTGGTTATGATGCTATCGCGATTCCAGAAAATCACAATGACTTTATTTTTACCATTGTTGCAGGAGATTATGGCTTTATTGGAGCTAGTATTCTGCTGGCGATTTATTTCTTACTAATTTATCAAATCATTCGTGTCGCCTTAGACATTGGTATACCGTTCTATTCTTATATTTGTACAGGTGTTGTCATGATGCTAATGTTCCATGTACTGGAAAATGTTGGAATGAATATTGGCTTATTACCGATAACAGGGATTCCACTTCCGTTTATTAGTTATGGTGGTAGTGCACTGCTCGGGAATATGATGGCAGTCGGCTTAGTACTGGGGATAAGATTTAATTATAAGAAATCTATGTTTGAAGTGAAAGAAGAAAATCACGCCTCATAA
- the rodA gene encoding rod shape-determining protein RodA: protein MARNRKKAVRVDYAIIFLMMVLCIIGLVAIYVAGLVNDQYTNNFLLQQSIWIVISTGVVVVIVLFFDYDKLQWAAYYLYGIGNLLLILVLIVGDERKGSKSWISIGSLGSLQPSELMKSFLILTLAKVIWDHNKKYQLHTVKFDIQLLLKVGVISIIPLGLVALQPDLGTILVFIAIIIGMVFISGVTWKILLPLFSFITVIGATLIYLVLYNQAFLQKLGFAPYQFKRITSWLRPEEDPLGDGMQLLRSMQAIGSGQLQGNGIGNQAIAIPENHNDFIFSIIGGNFGFIGGCLLIMLYFLLIYQIIRVALDINIPFYSYICAGVCSMILFHVLENIGMTIGLLPITGIPLLFVSYGGSSLLGAFMALGLVLSARYNAPEVNLGKGNRL, encoded by the coding sequence ATGGCTAGGAACAGGAAAAAGGCAGTTCGAGTAGATTATGCAATTATTTTCTTAATGATGGTACTTTGCATTATAGGACTTGTGGCGATTTATGTTGCTGGACTCGTCAATGACCAGTATACGAATAACTTTTTGCTACAGCAGTCTATTTGGATTGTTATTTCCACAGGTGTAGTCGTTGTTATCGTACTTTTTTTCGATTATGATAAACTTCAATGGGCTGCATACTATTTATATGGGATTGGTAATTTGTTACTTATTCTCGTATTAATTGTAGGCGATGAGCGAAAAGGCTCGAAAAGTTGGATTAGTATTGGATCGCTTGGAAGTTTACAGCCGTCAGAATTAATGAAAAGCTTCTTAATTCTGACGCTTGCAAAAGTGATTTGGGATCATAATAAAAAATATCAACTACATACCGTAAAATTCGATATCCAATTGCTTTTAAAAGTAGGGGTTATTTCGATTATTCCTCTTGGGCTAGTTGCTCTTCAACCAGACCTTGGAACGATTTTAGTATTTATTGCGATTATTATCGGTATGGTATTTATCAGTGGTGTTACTTGGAAAATTTTATTACCATTATTTAGTTTTATAACGGTTATTGGCGCCACTTTAATTTATTTAGTTTTATATAATCAAGCTTTTTTACAAAAATTAGGATTTGCACCTTATCAATTTAAACGAATTACTTCTTGGTTACGTCCAGAAGAAGATCCGCTTGGTGATGGAATGCAGCTTCTCCGGTCGATGCAAGCGATTGGATCTGGTCAACTTCAAGGAAATGGTATTGGCAATCAGGCTATCGCTATTCCGGAAAACCACAATGATTTTATTTTCTCGATTATTGGTGGGAATTTCGGTTTTATTGGTGGGTGTCTGTTAATTATGTTATACTTTTTACTGATTTACCAAATAATTCGAGTAGCATTAGATATTAATATTCCGTTTTATTCTTATATTTGTGCAGGGGTTTGCTCGATGATTTTATTTCATGTTTTAGAAAATATCGGAATGACAATTGGTTTACTGCCAATTACCGGTATTCCACTACTTTTTGTCAGTTATGGGGGAAGCTCTCTTCTTGGCGCATTTATGGCACTTGGACTTGTGTTATCAGCGAGGTACAATGCCCCGGAAGTTAACTTAGGAAAAGGAAATCGGCTTTGA
- a CDS encoding ABC transporter ATP-binding protein yields MKSALELKNISFSRKKDFQMEDINAVIPEGKITTLIGPNGSGKSTMLRLIMRLLTPDSGEILLADKNITAISAKELAKKMTMLAQAPEGLVDVIVHDLVAYGRLPYRSFLSTLQEEDEEVIQWAIKVCNLESLAYRPLHSLSGGERQRAWLAMALAQKTPILLLDEPTTYLDIAHQLELLDLLVHLNKEYNLTIVLVLHDLNQAAIYSDYVFVCENGQLVKNGTPKEVFTIDLLRNVFHITAAITEKDGKQHIHPIASTRFEY; encoded by the coding sequence ATGAAATCTGCACTAGAACTGAAAAACATTTCATTTTCACGTAAAAAAGATTTTCAGATGGAAGATATAAATGCAGTAATTCCTGAGGGGAAAATTACAACACTGATTGGGCCAAATGGTTCTGGAAAATCAACAATGTTGCGTTTAATAATGCGACTTTTGACGCCAGATAGCGGTGAGATTTTATTAGCCGATAAGAATATTACTGCTATTTCGGCGAAAGAACTTGCGAAAAAAATGACAATGCTGGCACAAGCTCCAGAAGGCCTTGTAGATGTCATTGTGCATGATTTGGTTGCATATGGTCGCTTGCCATACCGAAGCTTTCTATCGACTTTGCAAGAGGAAGACGAAGAAGTCATTCAGTGGGCAATTAAAGTTTGTAATTTAGAAAGTTTGGCATATCGACCACTTCATTCTTTATCAGGTGGAGAACGACAACGAGCATGGCTTGCAATGGCGTTAGCGCAGAAAACACCCATTTTATTACTTGATGAGCCGACAACCTATCTCGATATCGCTCATCAATTAGAATTATTAGATTTACTTGTTCATTTAAATAAAGAATATAATTTAACCATCGTTTTAGTACTTCATGATTTAAATCAAGCGGCGATTTATAGCGATTATGTGTTTGTTTGTGAAAATGGTCAATTAGTAAAGAATGGTACGCCAAAAGAAGTGTTCACGATAGATTTACTTCGGAATGTTTTTCATATTACAGCAGCTATCACCGAAAAAGATGGAAAACAACACATTCATCCGATTGCTTCGACGAGGTTTGAATATTAA
- a CDS encoding FecCD family ABC transporter permease yields the protein MTTVKAHDPRRQRRRITFVVVIILLILTFFYGLTTGSVKVTYSDAWQTLTGSGSDLANQLIWNLRLPRLLIAFLVGAALAIAGCLLQGVMRNPLADPGVIGVSAGGGFVAIVMTLVFPTMAAFVPIGAFLGAFGTAILIYLLAWDRGVSPLRVILSGVAINAFIGAMTSGVMVLYSNRVQSVISWMTGTLSGKSWYHLDLIWPYMLIGFVLSGFAIRSSNVLLLGDDAAKLLGFSVERHRFFIIMLAAFLSGIAVSVAGLIGFVGLVVPHIFRLIIGNDYKYLLPLSALGGALLVGFADTAARSWFGSIELPVGILLAMIGAPFFLFLLQRGRVAS from the coding sequence ATGACAACAGTAAAAGCGCATGATCCGCGGCGCCAACGTAGACGGATAACTTTTGTGGTAGTAATTATTTTACTTATTTTGACGTTTTTTTACGGACTGACTACTGGGTCTGTAAAAGTTACATATAGTGATGCTTGGCAAACGTTGACTGGCAGTGGAAGTGATCTTGCTAATCAACTTATTTGGAATTTGCGATTGCCAAGATTGCTAATTGCTTTCTTAGTTGGTGCTGCACTTGCCATTGCAGGGTGCTTGCTTCAAGGTGTAATGCGAAATCCATTAGCTGATCCAGGTGTGATTGGTGTTTCTGCTGGTGGGGGATTTGTGGCGATTGTAATGACACTCGTATTTCCGACGATGGCAGCTTTTGTTCCGATTGGAGCTTTTTTAGGTGCTTTTGGGACAGCGATATTAATTTACTTATTAGCATGGGACCGAGGTGTTTCTCCGCTCCGTGTGATTTTGTCCGGGGTGGCGATTAATGCCTTCATTGGCGCAATGACTTCTGGAGTAATGGTTCTTTATAGCAATCGTGTTCAAAGCGTGATTTCTTGGATGACAGGAACCCTTTCTGGAAAAAGTTGGTATCATTTAGATTTAATTTGGCCCTATATGCTGATTGGTTTTGTTTTAAGTGGTTTTGCCATTCGTTCTTCCAATGTACTGCTTCTTGGAGATGATGCAGCAAAATTACTTGGTTTTTCTGTAGAGCGGCATCGCTTTTTCATTATTATGCTAGCTGCTTTCTTGAGTGGGATTGCGGTGAGTGTTGCAGGATTGATTGGCTTTGTTGGGCTAGTTGTCCCACATATTTTTCGATTAATTATCGGAAATGACTATAAATACTTACTTCCACTTTCTGCACTAGGTGGTGCTTTATTAGTTGGTTTTGCAGATACAGCAGCAAGAAGTTGGTTTGGCTCGATTGAGTTACCAGTAGGGATTTTACTAGCGATGATTGGCGCACCATTCTTCTTATTCTTACTTCAACGTGGGAGGGTTGCTTCATGA
- a CDS encoding ABC transporter substrate-binding protein → MKKFNIVVLSITTALLLASCGNDTTTTSKSETVEKEKRTQAVLELTDMSGREVSFDKNPERIIALTNADMNIIYALGGTVVGRQTTDASGVPDGAKSATEVGNTHDLNLEKIASLGADAIVASSEQNLKDVPAMEGVGPKVVLTGANSIAEIKKQTAVLGELLGKEDKAKELQADIDKKVTKIKEQQKEKNVRALLVLGAPGSNYAALPSSLSGDVLEVAGGDNVAKDFRGVENFPQYASMNVEKIVAADPEVIFLMIHGGDEKETEAAFKKEMKQNDAWNSTSAVKNDHIVVLPAELFGTNPGMKIDEALDYMADEINKVDN, encoded by the coding sequence ATGAAGAAGTTTAATATAGTAGTTTTAAGTATCACAACCGCACTGCTCCTTGCTTCATGCGGAAATGATACGACGACTACTTCCAAAAGCGAAACAGTAGAAAAAGAAAAAAGGACTCAGGCTGTGCTTGAACTAACTGATATGTCGGGTCGTGAAGTTTCTTTTGATAAAAATCCAGAGCGAATTATCGCGTTAACGAATGCGGACATGAATATAATATATGCACTAGGTGGAACGGTTGTCGGGCGTCAAACAACGGATGCAAGTGGCGTTCCAGATGGTGCGAAAAGTGCCACAGAAGTTGGAAATACGCATGATTTAAACTTGGAAAAAATAGCTTCTCTTGGTGCGGATGCTATCGTTGCAAGCTCTGAGCAGAATTTGAAAGACGTGCCCGCAATGGAAGGCGTTGGTCCAAAAGTTGTTTTAACAGGTGCGAATTCGATTGCCGAAATAAAAAAACAAACCGCCGTTCTCGGTGAACTTTTAGGCAAAGAAGATAAAGCCAAAGAATTGCAAGCCGATATTGATAAAAAAGTAACAAAAATAAAAGAACAACAAAAAGAGAAAAATGTTCGCGCATTACTTGTTTTAGGAGCACCGGGAAGTAATTATGCGGCATTACCATCTTCCTTAAGTGGCGATGTTTTAGAAGTAGCTGGCGGCGATAATGTTGCCAAAGACTTCAGAGGAGTAGAAAACTTTCCACAGTATGCTTCGATGAACGTTGAAAAGATTGTCGCTGCTGACCCTGAAGTGATTTTCTTAATGATTCATGGTGGCGATGAAAAAGAGACAGAGGCGGCATTTAAAAAAGAAATGAAACAAAATGATGCTTGGAATTCTACGAGTGCAGTAAAAAATGATCATATTGTTGTACTCCCGGCAGAGCTTTTTGGGACGAATCCTGGAATGAAAATAGATGAGGCATTAGATTACATGGCAGACGAAATAAATAAGGTGGATAACTAG